A region of Vitis riparia cultivar Riparia Gloire de Montpellier isolate 1030 chromosome 1, EGFV_Vit.rip_1.0, whole genome shotgun sequence DNA encodes the following proteins:
- the LOC117914923 gene encoding uncharacterized hydrolase YugF yields the protein MFTLVAGSVPAGLGATAKRGSLWRFRATADVFPSFIPKEVERIKDPFARKLATRIERLPVQLSSSNSCIMSSCVKPLSPSKTSPVVLLHGFDSSCLEWRYTYPLLEEAGLETWAVDILGWGFSDLERLPSCDVATKRDHFYQLWKSHIKRPMILVGPSLGAAVAIDFTANHPEAVDKLVLIDASVYTEGTGNLMKLPRVVAYAGVHILKSIPLRFYANVLAFKSISFTRSSDWTKVGRLHCLYPWWEDATVNFMISGGYNVSSQIQQVKKKTLIIWGEDDQIISNKLAVRLHCELPNAIIRQIPDCGHLPHVEKPHSVSKLIMEFVQEDSYKEAQCISQY from the exons ATGTTCACCCTCGTCGCCGGTTCTGTACCGGCGGGTTTGGGTGCAACGGCGAAACGCGGAAGCCTCTGGCGATTCAGAGCAACTGCCGATGTGTTCCCTTCATTCATTCCGAAAGAAGTAGAGAGAATCAAAGACCCATTTGCTCGAAAGCTAGCGACAAGGATCGAGAGACTGCCTGTGCAG CTTAGCTCCTCTAACAGTTGTATCATGAGCAGTTGCGTGAAGCCATTATCACCAAGCAAGACAAGTCCAGTGGTTCTCCTCCATGGTTTTGACAG CTCCTGTTTAGAATGGAGATACACATATCCGCTGCTTGAGGAGGCTGGTTTAGAGACATGGGCTGTTGACATTCTTGGTTGGGGCTTCTCTGATTTAG aaAGGCTTCCATCTTGTGATGTGGCAACTAAGCGTGATCACTTTTATCAG CTTTGGAAGTCCCACATCAAAAGGCCAATGATATTGGTCGGACCAAGCCTTGGTGCTGCAGTTGCAATTGACTTTACAGCTAACCATCCAGAAGCT gttGATAAGCTGGTCTTAATTGATGCAAGTGTATATACAGAAGGCACGGGAAACCTAATGAAGTTACCCAGAGTGGTTGCCTATGCTGGG GTCCATATATTGAAGAGCATTCCACTGCGCTTTTATGCAAATGTTTTGGCTTTCAAGAGTATATCATTCACTAGAAGCTCAGACTGGACAAAA GTGGGCCGCCTACATTGTCTATATCCCTGGTGGGAGGATGCAACTGTGAATTTTATGATTAGTGGGGGTTATAATGTTAGTTCTCAGATACAACAG GTAAAGAAGAAGACACTTATCATATGGGGTGAGGATGACCAGATAATCAGCAACAAGCTTGCTGTG AGGTTACATTGTGAATTGCCGAATGCAATTATACGCCAAATACCAGATTGTGGGCACCTCCCTCATGTGGAAAAGCCTCACTCTGTTTCCAAGTTGATTATGGAATTTGTTCAAGAGGATAGCTATAAAGAGGCCCAATGCATTTCCCAGTATTGA
- the LOC117923429 gene encoding PLASMODESMATA CALLOSE-BINDING PROTEIN 3-like: MAVLVYFVLFLAMTGHSSAAVYCVCKDGLSDQALQKTLDYACGAGADCSPIIQNGACYNPNTVKDHCSYAVNSYFQKKGQASGSCDFAGTATQSQTNPSSVSTCVYPTSASSTGSSTTPSTTTPSTTTPSTTTPSTTTPSTTTPSSTTSPSVFGLGPSGSGGITSTDSSAAVAPLHCTDLFFSAALTLWLSGLVLLWG, from the exons ATGGCTGTTCTAGTGTATTTTGTGCTTTTCCTGGCCATGACTGGCCATTCAA GTGCTGCTGTCTATTGTGTGTGTAAAGATGGGTTGAGTGACCAAGCTCTTCAGAAAACCTTGGATTATGCCTGTGGAGCTGGAGCTGACTGCTCCCCAATTATTCAAAATGGGGCTTGTTACAACCCCAACACTGTGAAGGATCACTGTAGTTATGCTGTTAACAGCTATTTCCAGAAGAAGGGTCAAGCTTCTGGGAGCTGTGATTTTGCAGGAACTGCCACCCAAAGTCAGACTAACCCTT CCAGCGTTTCAACTTGTGTTTATCCTACAAGTGCAAG CTCTACAGGAAGCAGCACAACTCCATCCACAACCACACCATCCACGACCACACCTTCCACGACCACACCTTCCACAACCACACCCTCAACCACGACTCCAAGCAGCACCACCAGTCCCTCAGTGTTTGGCCTAGGCCCCTCAGGAAGTGGTGGCATCACCAGCACGGACTCCAGTGCTGCAGTGGCTCCCCTTCACTGCACTGACTTGTTCTTTTCTGCAGCTCTAACCCTCTGGCTCTCAGGCCTAGTGTTGTTGTGGGGCTGA